The Bacteriovorax sp. PP10 nucleotide sequence TTCACATGATGATGGTTCCTTCGTTAATTGATGATTATGAAATCTGTGATTTGCTTCTTGATCTTTCGCCTGAAACAGCAGCGAAGTTCTGTATGGAAAATCCCGCTCTAGGTGTGGTATTCGCCAACGTTCTTTCTGCTAATACAATCGGGGAGATGTTCAAAATTATGCCTTATGAAATGACGGCAAATATTATTGAAGAAAGTGCATATTTCCAAAGAGAAGAGATCGTGGCCTTGATGCCGGTTCTTAAAGAGAAATTAATTGCAGTGAAAAACAATAGAGAGAAGCCACCTTTCATTAAACGCATCGTGGATATTCTGCCTACAACAAGACCAGAAATTGAAAAGAAGTTGTACGCAACATTGTTAAAACATATGTCAATAGAAGATGCGAAAGAGACAGCAATGAAAATTCTTCCATGGGAGATTGTTGCACAACTTCCGGATACAGTTTTTAAAGAACTAGTCTCAGGTTTACCAATGGACTTCCAGGTTCAGTACTTCATCTCTCAAGGTGAGAAAAGAGAAGAAGAGCTTTCAAGATTTGCTTCAAAAGGATCTAAGGGGCGCGAGATGATTGATGTGGAAATGTCAGTTGTTCTTAAAAACGAAGTCCTTGTTAAGAGAATTGAAGGGGATCGTAAGAACCAGATTCAAGCACAATTTGTCGACTACGCAAGAAAGTATTTGTCAGAGAGTACTGAAGCTCAAAAAGAAGTGGCACCACTTATTATGGACTGGTTTATGGATATCAAGAGAGAATTTACAGGAACTGTAACTAAAATAGCTTAATCAAAATTATATTTTGAAAGGATTCAAAATGAACTTTTTTTCGATATTAGGATTTTTCTTTATTCTTGCAGTTATGTTTGGTGGAGTTGTCACTACCATTTCAGCAAAAGAATACCATCTCTTTGCCGATCTACCGGCAATCTTCCTGGTGGTTGGAGGGACAGCGGGAGCTGCGGCCATCACTATGCAGATCAACAGGGTGGGAAGACTTCTCAAAGTATTCTTTAATAGATTATTAAGAGGAAAAAGAGTCGAGTATTCCAACATCATTAAAGATCTAATGATTATCGCTGAAGCTTACCGCCGTGGTGATTCTATTGCGACCGTGATTGAAAAAACCAATGACCATTTTTTGAAAGAAGGTCTGCAAATGATCGACGATAATATTTTAAAGGGTGAAGAGCTCTTTGAAGTATTGGAAAGTCGTGCGGCCCATATGTTTACTCATTACAATGAAGAAGCGACAAAATTCAAAAATTTGGGTAAGTATCCACCGGCCTTTGGACTAATGGCAACCGTTCTCGGGATGATTGCACTACTGTCGAATTTAGGTGGAGCGGATGCTATGAAGATGGTTGGTCCGGCCATGGGGATGTGTCTTGTTGCTACATTCATGGGGATCGTACTTGCGAACGTTGTTATCCTTCCCATTGGTGACTCACTTGCTGATAATGCCAAAGAGATCAATTTAAAAAATCAAATTATCGTTGAAGGGTTATACCTAATTTCAGAAAAAACGAATCCAATCATCGTTGCTGAAAAATTAAATTCATTCTTGCTTCCGTCAGATCGTCTAAATTGGAAAGATGTGGCAGCTTAGGAGAATTAAATGAGTGATTCACACGATACATTTCCTCCCATGATTCCAAAACGTGGAAGAAAAAAGAAACATCATGCAGTTCATGAAGAAGTTCACGAAGGTGAAGGCCCCTGGATTGTTTCCTATGCGGATATGATGACGCTTCTATTTTGTTTTTTCGTTATTATGACGTCGTTTGCGAACTTTGATCCTGTTGTTGTGGCCAAGAAAAGTGCTGCCATTGCAGATCATTTTGCGCCTGATTCAGTAATGGATGACTTAAAGGCCTATCAGACATTGGGACTTGATATCGGAGGACACCCGAATCTTAAAGGTGTGGCCAGATCACAGCTAAAAGACGGAACACTGGAAATTGTTTTTTCTTCTTCGTTAATGTTTGCGATGGGAGAAGTTGATATCAGTCCAGAATTCATGAAAAGTCTGGATGTTTTAGTCGGACTGATTAAAAATAAAAATCCTAATTATCGCATCATCGTCGAAGGGCATACCGACAATGCTCCAATATCGCCTAAACACCCTTATAGATCAAATTGGGAACTCTCTTCAGCACGCTCTGCGAGTGTTGTGAATAGATTCCTTTATTATGGATTTAAACCCACTCAGCTGGTGTCTGTTGGTTTTGGTGACTCAAGACCGATTGCGGTAGATCACGATAAAAATGGAGAGGCCTTACCTGAGAACCAGGCGCTCAATAGAAGAGTTGTGATAAAAGTTTTAAAACCGCTTAAGAGCGATAAAATGAAAAATTTAGGTATTGATACTTATTTTGATGATAGTGAGCTTGTTAAGTAGTGATGAAGACATATTTATTTATTTTAATTGTTTTATTTGCTGAAACCTTAATGGCGCAGACTACGACTGCGGAAATGAAGGAATTTGGCGAGGCCAATTATCTACAGCTTGATGAACTGGATGTCCCCAAAGGGATTAAAAGAGTTGAAGATCAACTTCGAGAAAACGTAATCGACGTTATTATTCATAGTAAAACTCACATGCCCATTTTTGCTCAGAAAAGACCGGATGGTTATAGTAAAAGTTATAAAAAATTCTATGGATTAAATATTAGAATTCTTCCTATCTTACAAGATGATGATTTTTATTCTCTTCAACTTTTTTATTTCAATTGGACGACAAACAAGTTTGATAAAAAACTGGTGAAAAAAATCAGTAAGTATAACGTTTTGAATGAATTGCGATTTGCAACTTACGAAATCCTATTGGGAAAACAGTGGGTGCTCGACCATAAGGATGAAATTGAAAGCAGGAATTTTGAGCGCATTCAGGCCGTGAGAGAAGTGATTTCTGAGCAGGAAAGACTGAGAAAAAAGAAAAAGAAAGAAGATGAAATCAAAAAGCTAAAGGCCGAAGAAGAAGAAGAAAAAAAAAGCGCAAGAAATCTGATTAAAAGAGAAGAGCGCGAGAAAAAAGTCAAAAAAGAAGAAGTGCCAGAAGAAGAAGAGGCCATTGAAGAAGGTGCCACTAGCGTAAACAAGACTGACCTGGATCAAAAAGGTGCGGATGTTGAGCAAGAAAAAATAAAAATAGAAGAAAGCATTCAAAAACAATCGAGCTCATCAAAAGCTTCGAAGAAAAAAAAGGCCAAGACTCCTGGTGAAGTTGAACAAGAGAACACTGAAAACTTAGTGTCGGAAATCAACCCGGAGATACCTGGGCCCGGAGTTCCTAAGAAAACTCATTTCTATGGATTTGCCAATTACTTCCAGGAAAATACTGGGGTGAGAGGGGGTTTAATTACCACTGATACAGATTTAAAATATATTGGTGCCGGCGGAAGATTCATACTGGAGCGTGAGACTTTTATTCCCACAGGCTACAGAGTCAGTATTCAAGCGGCCATGCCTATTTTTAAAGAAAAATATAAGTTTCCTATTTACCGCAGTGTCGAATCGGAAGTTTTTGCTTCTCGTATTTTAGACCGCTTTCAATTTTTTGCGGGCCTTGATTTTGTACCTGTCTACTTTGTAGGACTACCTTCAGAGGGAAGCAGGCTTCAAGTCTATGAAAACGATTTTTTATGGCTTAAGGCCGGAGCAGGAGTGAATGAAGTCCTGTTCAATAAAAAAGTAGAGCTACGTTTTTCTTATTTAAAAAGCCTTGTATCCAAAAGTAACCAAAAGGATAAATTTGAGGCCACTAAGACGATTATAACTTCTTATTTTCAAATCCATGATTCCCATGGTGCAGAAATCAATTTTAGCACCATGAATGCTTCAGGATCTTTTGATGTCGCTTCTAAAAGGGTCGCATTCTCATACATTTATAAGTTTGAGAACTAATTTCCCCCTATAAAATCTAATGGGATAACAGATAATAAGAGCAGGAGTTCTTATGAATCAATTATCCAGCAAAGACCGCTTAAAAGACAAATTTTCAAAGTTAGAGATGGATGTAGATGATGAACGTTTTGTTCATAAGCTCACTGAAGCTTCTATTAGTAATATCAAACCTGTCAGTCAAACAAGTTCAAGAGGGAATGGTTTTACATCCTTGTTTAAGCTGATGAAGTACGGCAGCTTCGTTACTTTCAAAAAAACGAAACATGCATGTAGTTATTCATTTAATAAAATCACTTCATTCAGTGCCAATGTTTTTTCCAAGACAGTTCAGTTCGCTCGTGAAAAAGAAGAGTACACTGAACTTTTACTTGAGCGCAAAGTGAATCAAGTTGAACTGATAAAAAAAGAACAAAAAGAAAATGAAGAATTGAAAAAACAGAACCTGAAAAATCTGATTGGTGATTTTCACCGTAATATGGATTTATTATTCCAGGACAAAATAGATTCGGACGATTTTTCGATTCAATATGCAAGTGAAGACAATTTAAAGTCTGTGCTGGAAGGCCAGACTCTGTTGATGGATATTGTCTCAAAAAAAATCATCTATAATCGAATGATCATGAATATTAAAAATGTAAAATTCAAAATTGCTTTTGCTGGCGATGAACTGGCCAGCAAAATGACTTTTGAGCTGGATAAAAAAGGGCATCTGTGGGCCACAATGTTTGGAAAGAGTATTGTCCCGGATCTTTATAAGGTTCTAGAAAGTAAGCAGGGTAAGATTACTATTAAGCAATCTTACAATACTACTACTGGTAAAGATCTTTTCTTTATGACAATGAGCTATAAATTAAAAGAGCAACTTAAAGCAAGTATTTTTACCACTTCAGTACGTGATGAAATTAGAGATCAAACTTTATGAAAAAAACAATTCTTATGGCTGGCCTGGCATTTTCAACAATAGCGATTTCAACTGAAGCCGTTAATGTAAATACTCTTTTAACGAATCCAGATCAACTCGATTTGGAGATTCTTAAGGTAGAGAAGATTCAGACGGTGAAGCTCGATGAAGTTCAAAAAAATAAAATTGAAAAACTAAAATTTAACTTAATTGAGTTAAAGCGCTTAGGAAGAGGATTGAGTAATGAGGGGGCAATGAATGAGGCCCTTAAATTTTCAAATACTCATCAATGGACAAATACATCGGCCTTTTTGTATACAGCAAAAGAGGCATGTCAGTCGGCCGTTAATTTAGAAAATGAATGTTTTATAAAGCTGGCCGAGTTCGATGAGTTCGTTAAGAATCGTCAAATGCCTGAAGACAGCAAAGTACACCTGAAAAATTTAGTCAAAGATTACTCTCAGTTTAAAGAAGCGGGAATGGTTATTAACGGGGCATTTCTTAGAACGACCAATGCACTACTGGAAGACTCGCAAGAGTTAATTGCGAGCTCTATAAGGCCTCTGGCAACGATTAAGATAGCTCCGGCAGCAGAAGTAAAAAAGCCGATAGTCGTCGCTCCAAAAGTCCCGGAAAAGAGTCTGATTACCTTTGAGGAATTCAGTAAATATTCTGACTTCTTAATGTGGGGGCTTGGTTCAATCCTTTTATTAGCTCTGGTCGTTAAAGGCATCTTCGTTAAAAAAGAAAAAAACAGAATTAAGCGTTTTTACTCGGACATTCTTTACGTGACTCAGAAACATAAAATTCCAACTAAGTTTTATGGAAAAATTAAAAGGGTCAATACAGCGAAACTCAAAAAGATAGACACGCTTTATATTGATTTATTGAATTCGTCCGGCGTTTTGAAAACGAACCTTGATGTTCGCCTGAAAAATAGGGATAAGAAGTTAATCATTGAGACTGTTGTCTATTCAAAGAATCCTATTCAGGATGTTGTTTTAGAGAATTCCTTTGTCAAGTTCACTGAGCAGCTTCATTTCGTAGAAAAAGAAATGATTAAGCTAGGTGGGGAATTGCATGTGACGAATGCTTTTGATCAGCAAGGAAAGTTTGCCAGTTCATCTTTTGTAGTCATTCTTTAAGCTCATATAAAAAGTAAAAGATAAAAGGCCCCACTAAAGTGGGGCCTTTTTATTATGGGGCCACGCAAGTTGCATCTGTGATTAACTTCGCTACATTGGTAGGACATTTGATAACGGCACTACAACGATAGAAGGCCGACACAGCAGTATCCTTCGCAAAAAAGACACCCTGATAAAATAAATCTACATCATCACCACCAACAATCTTGTAAAGAAGGTCACATGATGAAGTGTTGTTACAGGTCTTTTGGAAAATGGCAGAATACGTAGAATTCGTTCCACTCATGGCAACGGGAGAGTATCCCGGAAATCCTGGCAGGACCGTTCCATCATAAAGTGAAATGTTGCTTTTCATATCATAAACACCATCACCTAACCAATGAGGTAGTGAACCTATCCCATCGGGCGGATACCCTGAGCTTAGAGTGGGATCGGTAATCAGGTAATTCCAAATAGGTGTAGTGATTAACGTTTTAGTCGTTTTGTTAATCGTTCCATTAATAGACACGTTAAAGAATTTTGCCGCACAAGTTGTCACACCATTCGGTCGATTCCCGGAAGCCGCAATATAAGTCTTATCAATCAGTGTTCTCGTCAAATGGTGATACACATGATCTGCTGCTGGAATCGGCAGAGTTAAAAGAGGCAAGTTGGTATCTGATAAGTAGGTGATACCAAGATATTTTCTCACGGCCATAACTTTGAAGTAATAATACTTACCGACAGTCAAATTAGGGATGGTAACGGAATTCACACCCGTGACTTCAACGTTGGTCGGAGCACCTGTTAATTTAAATACACTAGAGCTATTTAAATTGGTAGGAACTGCATCATAGTAAATACGATATTTAAGAATGCTACCCCAGCCCGGTGTTTTAGGATTTAGATTCGGCCATGAGAATGTAGCTTTACCAGTAGCACCTGTTACAAATGTAGCGCTCACGTTTGTGAAGGCAGGAGGTTCAGGCAGTGTTGTGGACCTGTTGGGCTCGATGAAACCTTTAACATGGAAGTTAATACTCTCGTATGAGGCACGATTATTATTATAATAATTAAGTTTAAATGAATAAGGGTTACAGTTGTTATCAAGAAGGTCACCAACGCGAATCGTTTTAGATTTGACCGCTGCATTCCAGCTAGAACAACTAGTGTAAGTTTCATGGCCTGTAAACTCAACCGTGATTAAACATTGATTAACACTTGCACTATTAAATCCTTTTTGATCCATCGGTATAGCACCGTTAGATTCATCGTCTCCAAAGAAGCAGGCGCGGTTGGCCTTAACAGTAACAAAAGTATTAGTAAAAATCTGATTCCACGTTCCCAGTGCTGGTGTTGGATTCATATAAAGAAATGAAGCCTTCATCAGCGATAAGTTTTTTAAAGTCGCGACAGAAAATGTTCTACTTGTAGGGAGAGTGTCTAACACCAGATGCGTGTTCGTCGCTTTATTATATGGATTTAAATTAAATGGCCAGCTTTCACCTAATGGCATAGGCGCATTTGGAACACTCCAGTCAGTAATAGATTCAGAAGTTGTATTGGCCATCATTAATTTGGCCGGATCTACTGCCGTAAAGTTCACACCTACCATTTGAGCAATGTATTGGTTAGAATCGGGTGCAATTTCATAGATAATTCCCAGACGACGGAGTGCCACTGCCAGGGAGATCTTTGTTGGTTGATACTTAATAACTAGTTCACACCAAGCGCCTGCTGCCAGGGTTTTACTTGGAGTACACCCGTTTACTCCAGGAGTACTAATCGTGGTGTCTGGTGGAATAATGGCATTGGCATCAAAACTATTGACCATATAATAGTGGTTGAGTTTTTTAGCTGTTACAGCTCCAATGTTTGTTAAGCGGATAATCTTTTTTACATAAACACTAGAATCTTTAATTCCTGAGAACTGTATGAATGTTCCATCCACCTCAGTTACCGGAGCGTTAACCGCAGTGTAAGATCCACTTGGTGTTTCTACTGGCCCTGGTAAAGCTATATCTACGTCTGAGTATTCAACTTTTATTTTAGGATAAGTGGCCACGGCTTCACCGTACACACAGACATACTGATCTAAAATTTCTAATGTCGAATTGTAACTAAGATTAAAACAACGCTTAAAGAGTCCCGGAGCTGTGGGATGAAATTGAAGTCTTAAGCTGATAACTGCCGATTGGGCCAATGTTAAAGTTGGAAAAGGTTTTGTTGTAAGGTTATTAAAACTTACGATCTGGATTGGTGAAGTTGTCTGGCCATCTTCTGTTAAAATTATACTTTTTGCCGTTCTTTTTCCTGCATTGGAAAAATCAAAAGAAGCATTACTCGTCTGTCCAACAGGAAAAGTTCCAATGTGAACCTTATATTCCGAATCGTAAGGAGCACCTGTTAAGTTGAGTGCTTTCACATGTGTAATAGCATCATCACTTTTCGTAAAGCCATTGGTAAGGCCCGTAAAATATGAATGTGTAAAAAAGGCTTCAGCAATATTTTTAGCTGGAATAGTGACATTCGCTGGATATGTTGAAGTCATTACTGGATAAAAAATCGCAGGACGGTAGAGTAGTGCCGAAGCGACAGGCAACGGATTAGTTAAAACAATGTTGGCCGGTGGCTGGAAATCGACACTTGCAGAAATCTTTTTAGTGGCCCCTTGGTAACCGTAATTTAAAAACGATTTAGGATCAGTGCTAACATAATCACCATCTAGATATGTGTAGCTAATTTGAGTACCTGCCGCACTAACTGTACCTCGTTCCCATGCTTTGGCCGTATTTGAGAAATCAGGGCCGAATGGTCTTGTATGATCAAGGCCAACATCATAGGTCCTGATTCTGACCGTTTCAGGCGCTTTTACTTCGACTGATAAAACGCAAGTTTCTCCTGCAGCTAAAAATTTTGATGTATCGGGAACCATGGGAAGTGTCGTCCCATAGCTATAGATAACATCGTAACAGTCTTTTGTCGCTGGGGCCGAACAAGCAGAACTCAATAGACCTGTTTGATCGATTGTTCTAAATGGCCATCCAGTTGAACCTTTAGGTACAAAATTTTCAGAACTATGATTGACGATAGCGTAAATATCTCCGGTTCCCACATTGGTTAAACAAACATACTGGTTTTCTGTTAAACCAGTTGTTGAAGTGACAGTCGTTGCAAGAGGAGAAGTGATGGCAAGCGAGCCTTTTTTAATAAGCTTGGCCGTCAGGTGATTATCGAATCTTCTTAAAGTTGAAGCATCACCATTATCTTCAAATTTAGAACCATCGCTATAGATTACACTAAATGTTTTTATTTTTTTTAAGACATCACTTATATTGTCAAACATGAATTGATCTTCAAGAGTAGAGTTCGCCTGAAGAACGGGGGCCAGGTTAAAACTGATACTGCACGATGCTCCGGGAGAGATAAACCCACAACCAGCACTTGTTTTAATTTGCTGATAGAAAACGTTAGGATTGTATCCTAATTCTGTAATGACATTAGGAGTAGGCATATGTTGATCAGTAATTTTATCTGTGATGATAATATTTTCACCTGTATTTTTCCAGGTGATCTTAACAAAAGTATTGTATGTATCTGAAGAGACCAGTGCAATTCGTCCCAGGTCTACATCTACGTGATTGGTTGAGTAAGTGATTTGACCTGGATCTACGGATAGATTTCCAAATGAGATATCTTGTAAGGCCAGCTTTCCTGCCGAAAGGAAATCTGCCAGTATTTCAAACATATTATTTACGACAACGATATTTGGCGAACCTTTCCACTGACTGTCATATTTTAAGTCTATTTTAACTTCGTTAAAATAATGTTGAGACTGCGTTCCTGATTCCCATGTTAAACTTGGCCAGTAGGTAATGGCAAAGTAGCAGTTCCCACCAGAAGCATCTCCAGTAATTCCCGGAGTTTCATTTTCCATACATGAATTAGTGTCTTCAATAATAAAAGGAAAATCTTTTAAGTCTTTAGAGCAGTCAAGGATCAGACCCGAACCGGCCTTTTTACAAGTTGTGAGTACATTTCCCTGATAGTCGGAGAGAGTCATTTCTTTTAAAATACCTGCACGATAACCGTTGTTGCTGATTCTGACACTTTTAGTATTTTTATTTCCGGTAAACAACGTACCAAAATCAATCATCTTAAAATTTTCTTTAAACTTCGCCTCGATCGTTGCTGCAATAAAACTGGCGTAACCGTTAAGACTACTTTGAGTGCCCTTTGAGTCTCTAAGATAACTTAATGTCACCTGACCTTTGTATTCAATAGAAGGATCGGTGTAATTATTGTTATGTGGGGTATAACCTAAAGTGATTTTACAAGTCTCTAATGGATTGAGATTGCCAGTGCAAGAGTTACTTGTAACTTCAAATGCATTAGAAACGTCAGAATTAATAAGTTCAGTTGCTATGTTCCTTGCGCTTAATCCACCCTTGTTCACGATATTAAGATCCATATATCTTGTCGTGACTTCAGTTTGCTCGACAACACCTAGTGTATATGTCGATATTTCATTGCTAAAAACTAAAGAAGCAGGCTCTCCTGTAACAGCATGAATGGTTACAGTTTTTTCCTGAGGCTCAATCAGGTTTTCATAACTAAATTTCACTGGGATTTCAAAGGTTCCAGACTTGCGTGGGTTAAATAAAAGGATATAAGTACACTCACTACCTGATGCCAGGACATCCTGACATGTTCCACCAAGTCCTGGAGTAACGGCTTCGGCCTTAGCATTTTCCTTAAACTTTAATACTGTTTGTGTTTTATCTATTAACAGCTGCATTTTTCTGATTTTATCAGAAGAATTATTTTTAATTTTAATTGTCAGCTTAACTGGCTCTTCGCCAACAACAACTTCTCCAAGGTCTTCTTTTGGAGAGACTGTCATGGAGACAGGTTCAAGAATATTGCCCGTCATTGCATTAACGACTTTTGTAAGATCTTGCTTACAAGAAGAAGAAACAAGAGCTATTAATGTAATTAGTAAAAAAGAATAATTGTTTTTCACTTTTTTAAATCCTTTTTTAATCATCTTCATTCACTAGTACAGCACATCGAGTTCCAGAACCGCGTCCAATTGATCTTTCATCATTAAGATTCTGTCCATGGATAAAAAGTGAATAGCGTCCACTGTTTTGCTGATAATTACCTCCAGTAAACATCTTGAGAGATTGTCCTCGAGGAATTGTATAGTACGTACGATTACCCGGGCCTGGAGAAGCGGTTAGCGGAACGGCCGTAGCATATTCATAATCATTATCATTAAAATCTGGCTCGACTTTTACTCCGCTGATGTAATTAAAGGCCCCGTCATTCGGGTTGTTAGAGTTAAGTCGAGTTTCTGTATTTATGTCTCCAGTTCCCATGTTTGAAAAACGAGAATTATTAAGTGGGAAATTTTTCACAACCGGAGCAGGAACCATAGTGTTACAGTCTTTGTTCGTACAAATCTGGTCTGCTGAAAAATAAGTATTATCCCCAGCATCTCCAGCACATCCCTTTTCACAAAGCAGTGGAATACCTAAGGCCACACTAAAATAATTGGCAGAGTATGACGGAGTGATACCGTCAGCGATATTATCATCCATAGTGGCAATCGAGTCTTTTACGCTAAGTTTTGGTGCAAGGTTATTCTGACCAAAATCTAAAAAGGTTCCATCTCCATTTCTTGCTGTCAAAACGGACTTTTGATCATAAGCTTTTGGAGCTGAGACAACTGATGAGGCGAGAGCTCCCGTAAAATCATAAATTGATGTAAAAAATCCATTTGCTAAATAGGTACCAGTTTTTGCTCCGCCGGCCTCTACAATAGAGCAACTTCCGGATGCTGGTGTTGATAGTACCCATGCCATAAGCGCATTTGGATCATAGATATCAAGAGTTGGTGAAGGATAGAGAACTGACTGAGTCACTGTTTTTGCAGTTCCGAGATAAAGTTTATCTTCACTGAAGTCACAGAAAATTTGTTCAGAGTTTGCTTCTTGTAAACTTCCAACAATATCTTGAATACCAAAACGACTTGTACATTTTTCAGTGTTGGCATTGTCACCATTTTGATCGCGTGATGAATTTCCTGTCATCAGGATTGGATGCACCTGAGCGACGTGTGGAAAGTTGGTTGTCAAAAGAGCTTTTTTAGTAAACTGGGCAGTCCCATCAGGAAGGATCTTAGTTTTACTATTACATCCATTTTCAGTTGAATTTTCAATATAATTTCCAGTCTCAATTTGTGTGACTTTAGCAGCGTCATATGTTTGAGGCCAGGCAGCGGCAACAGTAGATTCTTTTTTGCGCATTAATCTTTTACTGTGCAGTTTATTATCTACGGGAATAAATCCTCTGGCCGTTGTTTCCAAACCAACTTGCACTTTATAAGTAGAGCAGATGGCATTAGAGTCACTTGGGGACAGACCTTCCAATGGAGGAAGTTTGGCACTATTAGATGTGACAACTCTTGCTAAAGTTGATGTCGCTTTATAGCGGTTACTCACCATCAGGTCGCTTGTAGGTGCTTTGACAGTAGTAGAGTCGTAAAGATCATCATTCGTAAGGACTTCTGATATTTTTTTATTATAAAGATTAAGACCACCGGGCGGAGTTGTTGGTGTTTTTAATCTTTCGAAAAGAGAGTTCACAGGAATCCAGCGTGGTTTATAATTTCCAGTACTATTAACCCAGTTTAAGTTTACACTGCAGTTACCTTGAGAACTATTAGAGGTCGATGCTAATTTTTTTCCTGATCCACCCATATATTCACGAACACCTAAGTGAGCAATGACGCTGTTTCTTTGATAAGCACTACGACTAAAGTAGACGGCAGCAAATTCACTTTGAGTAGGAGAGGCATCTTCGATTGTATTGATTCTTGAGTTCTGATTGAACATACTATAGGCATTTGGACCTATATAATCTGCTTGATCACAATTAGGAGTTAAGTC carries:
- a CDS encoding motility protein A, producing MNFFSILGFFFILAVMFGGVVTTISAKEYHLFADLPAIFLVVGGTAGAAAITMQINRVGRLLKVFFNRLLRGKRVEYSNIIKDLMIIAEAYRRGDSIATVIEKTNDHFLKEGLQMIDDNILKGEELFEVLESRAAHMFTHYNEEATKFKNLGKYPPAFGLMATVLGMIALLSNLGGADAMKMVGPAMGMCLVATFMGIVLANVVILPIGDSLADNAKEINLKNQIIVEGLYLISEKTNPIIVAEKLNSFLLPSDRLNWKDVAA
- a CDS encoding OmpA/MotB family protein, translated to MSDSHDTFPPMIPKRGRKKKHHAVHEEVHEGEGPWIVSYADMMTLLFCFFVIMTSFANFDPVVVAKKSAAIADHFAPDSVMDDLKAYQTLGLDIGGHPNLKGVARSQLKDGTLEIVFSSSLMFAMGEVDISPEFMKSLDVLVGLIKNKNPNYRIIVEGHTDNAPISPKHPYRSNWELSSARSASVVNRFLYYGFKPTQLVSVGFGDSRPIAVDHDKNGEALPENQALNRRVVIKVLKPLKSDKMKNLGIDTYFDDSELVK
- a CDS encoding fibronectin type III domain-containing protein gives rise to the protein MKMIKKGFKKVKNNYSFLLITLIALVSSSCKQDLTKVVNAMTGNILEPVSMTVSPKEDLGEVVVGEEPVKLTIKIKNNSSDKIRKMQLLIDKTQTVLKFKENAKAEAVTPGLGGTCQDVLASGSECTYILLFNPRKSGTFEIPVKFSYENLIEPQEKTVTIHAVTGEPASLVFSNEISTYTLGVVEQTEVTTRYMDLNIVNKGGLSARNIATELINSDVSNAFEVTSNSCTGNLNPLETCKITLGYTPHNNNYTDPSIEYKGQVTLSYLRDSKGTQSSLNGYASFIAATIEAKFKENFKMIDFGTLFTGNKNTKSVRISNNGYRAGILKEMTLSDYQGNVLTTCKKAGSGLILDCSKDLKDFPFIIEDTNSCMENETPGITGDASGGNCYFAITYWPSLTWESGTQSQHYFNEVKIDLKYDSQWKGSPNIVVVNNMFEILADFLSAGKLALQDISFGNLSVDPGQITYSTNHVDVDLGRIALVSSDTYNTFVKITWKNTGENIIITDKITDQHMPTPNVITELGYNPNVFYQQIKTSAGCGFISPGASCSISFNLAPVLQANSTLEDQFMFDNISDVLKKIKTFSVIYSDGSKFEDNGDASTLRRFDNHLTAKLIKKGSLAITSPLATTVTSTTGLTENQYVCLTNVGTGDIYAIVNHSSENFVPKGSTGWPFRTIDQTGLLSSACSAPATKDCYDVIYSYGTTLPMVPDTSKFLAAGETCVLSVEVKAPETVRIRTYDVGLDHTRPFGPDFSNTAKAWERGTVSAAGTQISYTYLDGDYVSTDPKSFLNYGYQGATKKISASVDFQPPANIVLTNPLPVASALLYRPAIFYPVMTSTYPANVTIPAKNIAEAFFTHSYFTGLTNGFTKSDDAITHVKALNLTGAPYDSEYKVHIGTFPVGQTSNASFDFSNAGKRTAKSIILTEDGQTTSPIQIVSFNNLTTKPFPTLTLAQSAVISLRLQFHPTAPGLFKRCFNLSYNSTLEILDQYVCVYGEAVATYPKIKVEYSDVDIALPGPVETPSGSYTAVNAPVTEVDGTFIQFSGIKDSSVYVKKIIRLTNIGAVTAKKLNHYYMVNSFDANAIIPPDTTISTPGVNGCTPSKTLAAGAWCELVIKYQPTKISLAVALRRLGIIYEIAPDSNQYIAQMVGVNFTAVDPAKLMMANTTSESITDWSVPNAPMPLGESWPFNLNPYNKATNTHLVLDTLPTSRTFSVATLKNLSLMKASFLYMNPTPALGTWNQIFTNTFVTVKANRACFFGDDESNGAIPMDQKGFNSASVNQCLITVEFTGHETYTSCSSWNAAVKSKTIRVGDLLDNNCNPYSFKLNYYNNNRASYESINFHVKGFIEPNRSTTLPEPPAFTNVSATFVTGATGKATFSWPNLNPKTPGWGSILKYRIYYDAVPTNLNSSSVFKLTGAPTNVEVTGVNSVTIPNLTVGKYYYFKVMAVRKYLGITYLSDTNLPLLTLPIPAADHVYHHLTRTLIDKTYIAASGNRPNGVTTCAAKFFNVSINGTINKTTKTLITTPIWNYLITDPTLSSGYPPDGIGSLPHWLGDGVYDMKSNISLYDGTVLPGFPGYSPVAMSGTNSTYSAIFQKTCNNTSSCDLLYKIVGGDDVDLFYQGVFFAKDTAVSAFYRCSAVIKCPTNVAKLITDATCVAP